The Oxyura jamaicensis isolate SHBP4307 breed ruddy duck unplaced genomic scaffold, BPBGC_Ojam_1.0 oxyUn_random_OJ71745, whole genome shotgun sequence genomic sequence agtccatctgttagtttagtttctcctggttccgatgttactttccactcttccactggacctctCGATacatgtccatcctttttcagcagttctcacagctgtttccttgttaacagataacagctaatagatagcagttaataaatatcggttttctttttaataaaacaagaaaaggtccttcccagaggggagataagttttcttcttgccatgtttttattagaaccctatctcctggttttaactggtgaatcgcaaatcctaaaggtggtgtctgagccatcatcccagtttctcttagctcttttaatcttctaccaatggtaattatatatttctggatactacgatcctcaactacatcgttccctaagggcatcccttgagaataaggccatataacatttcacatggtgataatccagtctcagtgtgtagtttagttctaatatttaaaagtaagcatttcgtccagggcatttgtgtctcgatcattaacttagccaattgttgttttattgtttgattcattctttctactttccccgagctttgtgggtgccacggagtgtggtattcccactgaaagcctaattattgacataataattttattattttagaagtaaagtgtgtgccctgatcagaatcaatgtactggactatcccatatctaggtattaagtgttctaataacatttttaccaccattccggagaacaagcaacccaaaacagcaaggcattttctgaatcacccctctttgttcccttctccaaactctttacattcctgatgatatcaccaaccatggggcttgtcgacccccatggccacactcccacatctcccccttctttaacataaaaaagcatgattaacacaaattaagaaagcacgattaacacaaactaaaacacagagaaaaactaccaggcatactaattctatctttaacaaactttgtaaccacatccctgggaaaggcaggtactgagtgctgcccaggcaggggggggggtttggctgcccctccagctcctggagtccttgtttttgggtcctgcatatgccagccggacactcccagacgttgttttttgtttgagctggagtccaaaccacagaggagggtgctgtgatcatgttaaggcagatgatgagacggccagacagactcatggtgctgacatccatctaggaccggcttctgttaaaacacaagcacaacctcggcccccaagttattagagtgtagggcccttcccagtaattggtgctgtaattttttatttttatttatttatttatttttccatgacttgtgctcttcctttaactgagtttctcccagatctgtcttctagatctgtttgtcgctttttctcctgcacggacagatgcaaggaccttccgtccatcgatcaaaaaaaattaaaaaacatagcatactttatctatcttttcctaggtttcacacccctactcttccttctttgttttagaagctgtcctggtttagttaggatagaattaattttcctcccagtagctggtagagtgctatgttttgaatttagaatgagactaatgttgataacacactgatgttttaattgctgcagagcagtgcttacactaagccaaggacttttcagctcctcactctgtcctgccagcaggcaggctgggggtgcagcaggagctgggaggggacagacccaggacagcagacccaaactggccaaaggggtattccataccatctgatgtcatgctaaacaatgcataggggtggctagccggggtgggggggccagccacctggggacaggctgggcatcggtcagcggatagcaagcaagtgcaccatgcaccacccgctccgtacacatcattattattattttctgtcccaataaactgtctctatctcaacccgcaggcttcagtttttctcgtttctctcccctatcccatagaggggggaggatgagcgaacggctgtgtggtgtttagctgccggccgggttaaaccacaacagaagcatacataaattgatacaaaggaacacttgaataatacaactggacacaaaaatatatatttttcaataaatttacatcagtaattgtataaagctttcttctgtactaagaggtcctgaaagtttaggactaaaacattaactttgtaatgtaatgtaaaagggttatcatgacagtcctcaaaggccactatatagcacactgacatattcaaggctctcagcttttatttcagtctgtgtattcaagttttgaggtccttttatgattatgcaaacatcagaaatatagtgatataataaatggtacttatgaaagcagagttttaaagccaatattaaattttgcaggctcaaaacaccaacttaatatttaaacaagtatttgatacttctgtttgttcaaaaatagagtaaatgcacttacataagaataactttcacttttcaacaagcgtgctcatgatttttatattagtacaaacttagaaacaaacaaacaaatccaaatccaccatatgactttttaaaataaatgataccaattcacctttcccctacttgagtacattgcattaaggctttgaatcatctgacccacgattttacagcattaaaatgagtgggtccacaaggatgctggtatgtctcactgagacttagcatgaatagaattaaagctcaccaccttaaggaaacagaaaatcacatgctcatgccttaactatattcctttttgtctccaaaccagaacataaagtttaatagtaacagtatttcatggcagtagatgagtactttttaatcaattatattttattaattaatattattaatttagtggcaacatctttggagaaacttccagtttttgttgtacaacactgctttctggtagtgattcagacacagggagttcattcagttcaacatgctgtaaatatagccccacttttcccctttaatagttccagggctctacatagagcatacagctcacaagcctgagctgaccgtgatggactcaaaggtcttgactccacaggttctaggtccttattaattattggatatcctgatttgaccattttatcacatagtactgaaccatttttaatttgctcccttttctctggtcccgggtcttcaattttgtctgacccatctaggaattttactatggcaattcctacagcccttggctacccggtaagagtgtcttgcagggggtttaggacctatcacccacccacgaatcctataggaatcacttcggtccttcaccggccaagtccctcgcgggagattggaaccgcggttagaagacctccacactcgcttcggaactaggttccgtctcagtcacactcttacacacacaggcaaccgaatcccacccaaccgaacggtacacacttcaaatactcacgactccgtcgtcttcgttcggatcttcgcgcgcagaattacgggcaaaatacaatgctgcagccggcaagggagctcataaaaaaatcaaattctttgcttgcctttattcaggttcaggatggtgttagtcccgacctgactcgaacaggagccaccaaatggtggggcacccctcctagatccagtcagaattcaggaaccaagaccatcccggacgagcccccaattgtgataaatgattaagtcccaaataggatttttgtgatttattaagcgaatagaggcaagcaaacagcgctgggtgcaccgggagtctctgctctaccaggacgcacacctgttacatcaggtgtctgatttttatgctcctagactaatacatattcatcactattcctagaaaaggcggggttattataattagttcctggaatccaaaccctctctggacgcatgcgtagcagtctctggtggtctttctgggggtctcttgtgctgaaggctcgtagacttcctcccaggctttgtccttcggtcgtccttcaactccccctttctccttatttggtggatctctttgctggttatcagaggcttgtgcagcgtcccatgcaaaagtctgcagtttcctaaaaaaaactccttggtcctcttatctcccagactagagtctcagtgttcgcccttcaaaccctctatttacacaaattgctggatcattcctttgcatgatacaagaactatgtacactaatcactctgtttttcttaaataggagcttatatttcatcatgcggccctagcattgttccatactgacacgaatcaaataaacacatttcacagaatatAATCATATGGATTCAGTATTGAGAGCTTTTTGATaaggaaagaagataaagaGCTCACTGTTCCTATGTAAAAATTGAGGGTGAAAATTCAACCATCAATCATAAAGAAACAATAGAGAGGagttctgtttttccattaaCTAGAGAAATGTAACAACATTAGAATATATGttgaatatatatgaatttCTAGTTGTTCAAAACAAAGGCTTCAAGATGAGCACTTTGTGCACAGCTTTTTcgataaaggaaagaaaactgaaataaattaaactgcATAAATTAAACTGAAGAGATCAGTGgccaaaagcttttttattttattttattttattttattttattttattttattttattttattttattttattttattttattttattttttctgtagccAAAATGTATTACCAAGGCTTGGCTAtttttacaaaacacaaaatgcagcTTCCCTGGAGTAGATCAGAGCTGTACTTCAGTTGCATGAGCAGTAGTGGGGAGGGAATCACTATTTTGTCAGTAACATAACTTTGGGGCAATGAGACTTGAAGTTGTTCATCTgaatatatttgttatttttaataacagataAATGAGTTTCAAAAGTGAGCAAAAcctctccagctttctctgccttcttgttttcattatgtTCTTCCCATTTGTCCTGTACCACCTGAAACAGCCTTCCTTgtactttaatattttcttgcacAGTTCATACTGTGTTCTTGCCGTTCCTTCCTTCTTGTTCCATGAGTTTGTCAGAGAGAGAACGAAACATTTCTTGTCAGTAGGGGGCATTGCTGCTGCACATCCCTGCAGTCTAGTCTGTTCTTGCTCAGCTCTACTCCACTTTTACAGCTTGCAAAAGCAATTCTTTTCCTCCAGCCAAATATATAATTTGCACTGGCTTTGTCTCCCAGGGAAGAGCACATAAAGTTAGTACTGATTCAAAAAAGTTCAACTAATGAATGAACAATGTAGGTTTCCTTGAGGCACGAGCCTGCTAAGCTTTGTCTCTGGGAAGATTATGATCATTAGTGCTGTGACTGAGACTTGGATCAATACTTTTTACTTGCCCATGGGTATTTAAATGCTAGTTCTTTGATGGCATTAGGGTTCTTTGCATTTCCCATGGTTAAGAGAACTGCcctgtgaagaattttttttctttctgtaaattcTTTTAGAGTTTTACTTTAGGGGTGGATCCTGGAAAATAGCTATTCCAGCCATAATTATCAGAGATGCAAAGAATACTGCTTAAAGGTCCAGTACATACGAGTTCAAAGccatcacagaaatatttgtatggACATTTGAGGCTATATTTTCCAGGCTGTTCTTGTTTATAAGATCACCTTTAAGGGAAGCAAGTATAGGGAATATAGAAGTTTGGATCAAAATGTCAGGTCTTCCTGcagatgaaataaatgttacatCTGTGTAATGGTGGAGATTGGTCACAAGGTGTCACCACAGTACTGATTTTTATTATCATATAGATGCATTCACCTGACAAATTTTGAAGCATCTAGGAAATAACCTCTACTATGTGAAACACTATAAGGAGACTGCCTTTTTTGGGGGAGGTGGTGGCTGGCATATGATAGTTTCATTTGTGGTCAAGCTGGGAAATCACACCTCAGTGAGGTGTAGGACCTATAGGGACTTAAATAGTTCAGGCCTGGGTAGTTTCTTTACCTTTCACTATGCAGTTGGTGTTACCTCATTTGTGTATTTAACCTGGCTTTACTTAGATGCAGTTTGTCACCTTCCATTGCAATGAGAGAAACCTtaaattcatctgttttttgttttgttttgtttttaaaagtagtaGTATTAAAAGATAaccaaagattaaaaaaaaaaaagctttctaaaatacAAGTTGCTATAGAAGTTGTCATattgtttatggaaaaaaacacttctccaTAAGAAATACTTAATGCTGTTTCTTCCCTTGCCCCTCTTAAAGCACATAGACTGTTTaatatcaggaggagattttaaTACTTAAAGTAAATACTGAGGTAAGCTGGACCTAAAAACTTTAGCTGAAGTAAACATCTAATCAAATAAGGATTTCTCAGTGCTTAACAACTTTATCAGTAGCTGCTGGTGtattattttgtgcttttaaaattcctttaagTGCATACACGTGCTCTGAAGTGCCCATTTGTCCTGCCATAACAAagcattagaaataattttcatagaaACATCAAAGCCCCTCTCAACACGAGTGCTCTTATGTACATCCATCCACCCACACTCACATGGTGCATGTCTGTTTCACCTTGGAGGGAGCAGAAGTGGAAAGAAGAGCATAAAcctgaagaaataagaaaaattaggAGAGCATATGGGATAGGTGTGCATTAGCTTGTCTTTGTGACAGAAAGAATAGCAATGATGCTtacaagtcttacgaggagcggctgagggagctgggattgttcagtctggagaagaggaggctcaggggcgaccttatcacactctacaggtaccttaaaggaggctgtagcgaggtgggggttggtctattctcccacatgcctggtgacaggacaagggggaatgggctaaagttcctccaggggagatttaggttggatattaggaagaacttctttaccgaaagggttgttaggcattggaatgggctgcccagggaaatggttgagtcaccatccctggaggtctttaaaaaacgTTTAGACTTTAAGCTTaatgatatggtttagtggaggacttgttagtgctacatcagaggttggactcagtgatcttggaggtctcttccaacctagatgattctgtgattcttccaGTTCCTGAATTGACAAAGGCTGAGCAGACAAGGCTGGAGGAGatgctttttaaatcttttttaatttttatggttacagtttaaaaataaaaaagttttcatggctaatttttcttcagtacagGAGTGCTTGTTTGTCATATCTTTGCTCAAGACATGGCTTAGCTAGTGTTTCATCCCAAGTTTAAATGCACAGTGAAACTCCTCAGAGATGCTCACATGGTCTCAGTCTCTATGCATGTATCTAGATGGGTCAGAGATCAGAGAAATGCTGACATGAGCGCGCTAACTTACTGTAATAGTCAGCTATATGAATTTGACAGCTCATTCTGCACCACGGGAGGGGAGAAAATTCCTGTAGCAGTACAGCTTAGATTTTGCCTGACTGTTGGCTATTTCGTTTGCTTTTTTTAGGTGAAACATGGAACCCATTAAAGTTGCACTACCAGTTACGAAATGTCCGTGAACGGTTAGCTAAAAATCTAGTGGAAAAAGGTGTACTgacaacagagaaacagaacttCCTTCTTTTTGACATGACTACACACCCTCTCACCAACAACAATATCAAACAGCGCCTCATCAAGAAGGTTCAAGAAGCAGTTCTTGACAAATGGGTGAATGACCCCCACCGCATGGACAAGCGCTTGTTGGCACTCGTTTATTTAGCCCATGCTTCAGATGTTCTGGAGAACGCTTTTGCCCCCCTTTTGGATGAGCAGTATGATTTAGCCACAAAGAGAGTGCGGCAGCTTCTGGATTTAGACCCTGAGGTTGAATGTATGAAAGCCAACACGAATGAGGTTCTGTGGGCTGTTGTAGCAGCTTTCACAAAATAACTGTAATCAGACTGaagtattctcttttctttcatgtaaaCCAATTGTTTCTCTTCTATTGTCtattcatgttttctgtaatttgtaCCTTCTCACATGAATTGGCTCTTGTTTAATGAAATTATAAGTGGTGTATTCCCTCTTTCTCTGTGCATCTGTATACAGGATTCTGTTGGTACAAGAGACCTTCctatttaaaacaacagaaaaaggttTTACTGCCATATTGcctttcaatttcctttttaatttgagttatctgaaatatttgttactgtatttttcatcttattGTTATTGAAGTGGTTTAACATGGAAAGCACCTCGAGGAAACATGCATGCAATTGGATCACTAGTCTCAGCTGACACAGATGTGTGCATGCATCAATACTTCTGCAATACAATTCATAACAGATCAAAAAgggcctttttaaaaaatcaccaAAGCTCCATGTCGAAGTGTCTGTCAGGGCATTTTATACACAAATGTTGTTTCAATTATATCtaacaaaattactttaaaagcagaaattccaTTTAACAGCTTTGTCAATAGTTAAAACCccataaattttacttttcatgtaAGTCTCTTGTGGActtatattttcattagaatGGTAGCTGAGTCACAAAGCTAGTGTAGAAAGGTCCAATTGTTTCATAAACCAGTTTTGGGATGGGATACATTCCATTATATTGTAAATCCAGTTCAAGTTGTACATTAACAACTGCCCCATCTTAGTATTTTGCAATAGCTATGTAGTTGTATACCTGGTGCCCCTTGTTATCAGTCATTGCCATTTGGTGGAAAGAAAGGCCTCTTATAAAGAGTATGTATGTGAAAGCTGTTTGTTTCCAGCATCTACAGAGTTTGCCATCCAGGTATTCTCTGTCTATGCATTGCTTTTGATAATTAGTGTATGGAAAGAGACcactttctgtcatttttttcttcccctcctctaCGGAAGAGGCTTGTGACCAGTGCAATTCTTGAgtgcagtttttaattttgtttctatacaagttaatttttgtcttttaaaagtCATAATCTATTTTACATCTTAAAAACAGTCAGTCCTAGCAGGTGTTGCATGTAAATGGTTAGCAAGTAATGACTATAGTTCAGATTATTAAGATTTCTGTAATGGGACACTAtactatattttaatttttacatacAATTATGCTGATTAACACacttgtaaaaatatatatatatataaaa encodes the following:
- the LOC118159706 gene encoding Golgi phosphoprotein 3-like isoform X3 yields the protein MTSLTQRNSGLVQRRTEASRSAAAAADKERGAGGGLEDEGRRDEPGDDEKGDSKETRLTLMEEVLLLGLKDREVICKSDTSTGDVLLDEALKHIKETQPPETVQNWIELLSGETWNPLKLHYQLRNVRERLAKNLVEKGVLTTEKQNFLLFDMTTHPLTNNNIKQRLIKKVQEAVLDKWVNDPHRMDKRLLALVYLAHASDVLENAFAPLLDEQYDLATKRVRQLLDLDPEVECMKANTNEVLWAVVAAFTK
- the LOC118159706 gene encoding Golgi phosphoprotein 3-like isoform X2, yielding MKAAGTSRGTTRRATPRKRGSPSWRRCYSSASRTARWRWKYLTVFSSSQGYTSFWNDCISSGLRGCMLIELALRGRLQLEACGMRRKSLLTRKVICKSDTSTGDVLLDEALKHIKETQPPETVQNWIELLSGETWNPLKLHYQLRNVRERLAKNLVEKGVLTTEKQNFLLFDMTTHPLTNNNIKQRLIKKVQEAVLDKWVNDPHRMDKRLLALVYLAHASDVLENAFAPLLDEQYDLATKRVRQLLDLDPEVECMKANTNEVLWAVVAAFTK